The following nucleotide sequence is from Lytechinus pictus isolate F3 Inbred chromosome 10, Lp3.0, whole genome shotgun sequence.
TGATACCAAATAATGGTTTGAGGGATTTACTTCAAACTTGGCTCATGTAAGCGTACGAGGATGACAATGATCTGATTAGATTTTGATGCTACATGTTCAAAACTAACAGAGATCAATTATAACTGTGTACAGTCAGAAATCTGTATGTAgttaacattttcaaaaataagtAATAAAACATGCTAACTAACTAGAACATGTAATATCTCTGGTAATAGTATCAGACTAGAGGAACAATAACATATCACATGTCGTAAGACAACCAATTAATTTCTTCAACTGCTTCCATCGCCATGATGAACCTCCTTCACGTCTAGTATTCACATCCTATCAAATGTTACCAGCTTTCAgtttttctcatttgcatatcaattaATGTTTAATAACTATGACAAGTGGgtaatttgtggaaaaaaaactGGTAGAATGGGATTCTTTCAAAACCTTGTGGAATTGATTAAATTCTCAGCTGTAACTAACTATAATGAAGTGTGCTACCCTCCAGATCAGATCTGAAATacttgatattaataataacaaagcTTAATTTTCCTCTAATTGACCAACTTCATGTAAGTATGGtaccctaaattaattaagcaatGCTTATGATATAGCATACATCTTTCGTCCATGTTCCATTTCCATAAGTGTTGTTATTCGTCTGTTGTACATGATCTCTTGGCAATAATTGCACACAAAGCTGACTGTCGTAACATCTCCCTCTGATAAGAGATCAAGGCCACAGCAGACGGCACTCTTGCAAAACCGTTTTGGACAAAGATCGCAACCAATGAACTGGTCAGAGTTGGTGGTATCATATATTTTACCACAAGCATCACATCTTTCAATGCCTTTGCCATCCTTTTGGGTTTCATTGTCAGTTTGCAGAACTTCCACTGGATCATCAAACAGATTATCTAATTCATCTCTTTCATGTTGTTGATACTTTTTGTCCAGCCTTTTTATTGTCTTCCTCGGATTTTcactctttcttcttcttttcaccTTATGTTCTTGCTTCAAAGGCTGCACATGTTCTTTTGTCACAATCTCACTCAATACTCTTTCTGATTGTCTTTTTGATGGTCTGTTTGATTCTGCCTTTGATTGGATGTGTTTTGCAAATAACTCTGCAATGGCAGGAGTAGAGTTTTCAGCAGAAGTTTGGGTTGAAGAACTCGAGTCTGGAGTCACAGACATATTCAAAGGGGATGTAGAAGAGGTGCTACCACACAGAGAACTTGTAAGAGGTGATCTGATTCCTTCAACTTCTTTCATTTGTATAGCATGCCAAGACATATGTGGTGGTGCCCGAGATAATCCGGAAGTTGATGAAGAATCATTACAGAATTCGGGCTGGATTGCAGATGGCAGCATAGCATGAGATATTCTGGAGGTTGATGGGAAATCACTGCAGACATCTGGTTTATACACAAATGACGGAACTGTATTTGGCTTCAATGCAGCGGATGCTTTATATGTGGATTCTGGAACTGCCGATGCGTTGAAAGGCATGATTCCACAGCTCTTGAAACCACTCACAAGGGATTCGGGTTTCATTTCTTCATTCCAGAGATCCTTGACAAGCCTAGGGAATTCATCTTTGACAAGTGCTCTTCCAAGATTCTCTGTGGCATAGGCAAGAAGGATCTTCTCCCATGCTGTTTTAACAGGTCCATACACACTGACATTGAGAGGGTTAAGATAGTGGGTTGTGCTAGAAGGAATGGGTAGGATGGTGATCTCATTCTCTGAAGCAAGCTTTACTAGAGGAAACGTAATGTGCGATGCAGTGCCATCAAAAATGAGAAGCACTGGCCGGACTTGTGGGATGTTGGGgagaaacatattttggaaCCAGTCAAACAGTGTGACAGCTTCCATCCAGCCATTGTGTGATGTATTGTATCTGGCATTTGGGACCCCATCCTTGGTCCATTCTGTATTCAAGTTTTTTCCACTGTACAACACATAGGGAGGTAGCACATGTCCTGAAGCAGAACCACATCCGCTCACTgtaattttttctctctctgatCCTCCAGAATAGCTTCCAATAATTTGGAAGACATTCTCCAGACCCTTTTCTGCTATCCGTTTCAGCTTAGATGGGTCCAGAGGCAATCCGTTCACATCAACTGTATATATCTGGAAGGGTTTGTTTTCAAGACTCAGGTCTTTTAGAGTTTTTCCTAACAGCTCGAACCAGTGGTCTACAGTTTCTTTCTCTGTCAGCTTTGCCCCGCTGCAACGAAGCTGTTCTTGTTTTCGAAGGCTTAGAGAAGGATGCCGATCCATGAATCCTTTATACCAGTCGATTCCTGGTCTACCATCAGTGAAAGGGTTCTCAATGTTACAGGTCTTTACATAATCGGCAACTAGGTCTAGAAGCGCAGCCTTAGTGAATCCAAGACCCCAGCTTGCTAGAATGCCAAGACATCTGGCCATTTCGTCCTCAACATGCTTGGGAAGAACGGTTTTGCGACCACCACCAAAGACATCAATTGAAATCTTGCCCTGTACCCTTTTCTGCAGCGTAGTACGGCTTATTCCATATATCTTGCTTGCCTTTTTGAGTCCCATCTTGCCTTCTTTGATGGCTTCAACTGCATCTATGAGAGACTGCTTGGTGTAAGAGGTTTCTGTCTTACGTTTGTAATTCCTCATTTTCGCTGCTGATATTCCAGATTTCGAGCAATGATGAAAATTCGTTTATGCGAGGTATGtcctaaaagaaaaattataaaaatattctCTATAAGTGTGGGCTTAATAACATGTAGGGGAGAGTGGGGTAAATAAGGACACCTTTTTTGGTCATTCCAgtcatatatatcttttttaatgCAAAGCAGTAGAAACATTATAAAATGTCTAATACTAAACCTACAGTAGACCTACGTTATCCATTAGAAATGTTAGAATTAAATCAGTCTAGATTgcatattaaaggtcaagtccaccccagaaaaattttatttgaataaatagagaaatatcaaactagcataatgctgaaaatttcatcaaaatcggatataaaataagaaagttatggcattttaaagtttcgcttatttttcacgaaacagtgatatgcacaactcagtgtcatTAGAATGAGTcggttgatgatgtccatcactcactatttcttttgtttttttattgtttgaattacacaatatttcattttttacagatttgacaataaggaccaagttgactgaaccatatagtatcaaacaatggtaattccacatgttcagggagaaattaatcgttgtttcactgtcaatgaggagaaaattagaatatttcatatttcacatagtaaaatacaaagaaatagtgagtggatgacatcatcagtctcctcatctGCATCctgaccaggatgtacatgtaactgttttgtgaaattaattgaaactttaaaatgtcataactttcttattttacatcagattttgatgaattttcagttttatgcttgtgggatttttctttctttattccaatcaactttttgttggggtggacttgtcctttaatgagcGCCAAATATTTTTGTTGGGTGGTCTCATTTTCCCCACCGAAAATGGGGCAAATGAGATGAGGCCGCCCGATTAAATCctattcaaagtaaaaatagTTCAGTTGGTTTGATGCAATCAGTAACAAACTAAATTCACATTGTCAATACCCccattttcaaaggaataatCTTTTTATTGGTAATGGTAGTGGacacatacattgtacataatcATGTGTGGATATGTctataaatactgtattttactGTTTTAACAGATGTAACCATACAGTCTTAATCAAATGTATTAATCCAGGCGGCCTCATTTGCCACATCGAAAAAAAAGAGAGCGGAAGTGGTGAagttaaatgtcaagtccaccccagacgaatgttgatttgaataaatagagaaaaatcaaacaagcattatgcttgaaaatttcattaaaatcggatgtaaaataagaaagttatgacattttaaagtttcgcttattttccacaaaacagtgatatgcacaactcagtgacatgcaaatgtcACAGTCAAtaatgtccatcactcactatttcttttgttttttattgtttgaattacacaatatttcatttttttcagatttgacaataaggaccaacttgattgaaccatatagtattaaacaatgctaattccacatgttca
It contains:
- the LOC129269981 gene encoding uncharacterized protein LOC129269981, with translation MRNYKRKTETSYTKQSLIDAVEAIKEGKMGLKKASKIYGISRTTLQKRVQGKISIDVFGGGRKTVLPKHVEDEMARCLGILASWGLGFTKAALLDLVADYVKTCNIENPFTDGRPGIDWYKGFMDRHPSLSLRKQEQLRCSGAKLTEKETVDHWFELLGKTLKDLSLENKPFQIYTVDVNGLPLDPSKLKRIAEKGLENVFQIIGSYSGGSEREKITVSGCGSASGHVLPPYVLYSGKNLNTEWTKDGVPNARYNTSHNGWMEAVTLFDWFQNMFLPNIPQVRPVLLIFDGTASHITFPLVKLASENEITILPIPSSTTHYLNPLNVSVYGPVKTAWEKILLAYATENLGRALVKDEFPRLVKDLWNEEMKPESLVSGFKSCGIMPFNASAVPESTYKASAALKPNTVPSFVYKPDVCSDFPSTSRISHAMLPSAIQPEFCNDSSSTSGLSRAPPHMSWHAIQMKEVEGIRSPLTSSLCGSTSSTSPLNMSVTPDSSSSTQTSAENSTPAIAELFAKHIQSKAESNRPSKRQSERVLSEIVTKEHVQPLKQEHKVKRRRKSENPRKTIKRLDKKYQQHERDELDNLFDDPVEVLQTDNETQKDGKGIERCDACGKIYDTTNSDQFIGCDLCPKRFCKSAVCCGLDLLSEGDVTTVSFVCNYCQEIMYNRRITTLMEMEHGRKMYAIS